The Mammaliicoccus sciuri genome window below encodes:
- a CDS encoding trypsin-like serine peptidase, giving the protein MKKFVFIIILMFIINISILSNQAFAEENNQSDRTVPNANVKENYIPNNDQNNLEKEDLITNLNIDKSLNKDVEHIKNEEAKNPTDNRTNKKVLVTKHGKITSNNTEKYKSLKKEKNKNDKAYIVPNNIELTTVKNIVKEENDKANQNKQPVVKNEVVNKVSDTSHYDTVIDTDDRKKVENINKAPYNSIVYVRSYLDEYSSVAGTGFIIDDYAVLTAAHVIENHEFDIKRITINAGYQNKNATLGTAKVIKKYVLPEWIKYGSKYYDIGLVIMDRPLGKEIGKLKITDKTALNQWVTTSGYPGRTETNVNKIETGNQYYNSGRIVRITDDLLYYDFDTEKGQSGSPVYNYKNEVVAIHTMSFDDKSTYKYNSGLRLAADKIKIINQWKDELKFKEYHKLIYIRNENAKIWSDLNLVRFTVNNTKENGRYFRTENLYTDSLGGKYALIMDKNSEFLGFISSDDYIEITPTIRYKDVQLNRRDIKTY; this is encoded by the coding sequence ATGAAGAAGTTTGTATTTATAATCATACTTATGTTTATAATCAACATCTCTATACTTAGTAATCAAGCCTTTGCAGAAGAAAATAACCAATCAGATAGAACAGTTCCAAATGCTAATGTAAAAGAAAATTATATACCAAATAATGATCAAAATAATCTTGAAAAAGAAGACTTAATTACTAATTTAAATATAGATAAAAGTTTAAATAAAGATGTTGAACATATTAAGAATGAAGAAGCAAAAAATCCTACAGATAATCGCACGAATAAAAAAGTATTAGTAACAAAGCATGGAAAAATTACAAGTAATAATACAGAAAAGTATAAATCTCTAAAAAAAGAAAAAAATAAGAATGATAAAGCTTATATAGTACCCAATAATATTGAATTAACAACAGTTAAAAACATTGTAAAAGAAGAAAACGATAAGGCGAATCAAAATAAGCAACCTGTTGTTAAGAATGAAGTTGTAAATAAAGTAAGTGATACCTCGCACTACGATACAGTTATTGATACGGATGATCGGAAAAAGGTCGAAAATATAAATAAAGCACCATATAATTCAATTGTTTATGTAAGATCCTACCTTGATGAATATTCATCTGTAGCAGGTACAGGGTTTATAATTGACGATTACGCAGTGTTAACTGCTGCTCATGTTATAGAAAACCATGAATTTGATATTAAGAGGATTACGATTAATGCAGGTTATCAAAATAAAAATGCAACTTTAGGTACTGCCAAAGTAATCAAAAAATATGTTTTACCAGAATGGATAAAATACGGTTCTAAATACTATGATATAGGTTTAGTTATTATGGATAGACCTTTAGGTAAAGAAATAGGAAAATTAAAAATTACTGATAAAACGGCATTGAATCAATGGGTTACAACATCTGGTTATCCTGGTAGAACTGAAACAAATGTGAATAAGATTGAGACTGGAAATCAATATTATAATTCAGGTAGGATTGTCAGAATAACAGATGATCTTTTGTATTATGATTTTGACACCGAAAAAGGACAAAGCGGTTCTCCAGTATACAATTATAAAAACGAAGTTGTTGCAATTCATACTATGAGTTTTGATGACAAATCTACTTATAAATACAATTCAGGATTAAGACTAGCTGCTGATAAAATTAAAATCATCAATCAATGGAAAGATGAATTGAAATTTAAAGAATATCATAAACTTATTTATATTAGAAATGAAAACGCAAAAATATGGAGTGACTTAAACTTAGTACGATTTACTGTTAATAATACAAAAGAAAACGGAAGATATTTTAGAACAGAAAATTTATATACAGATTCATTAGGTGGAAAATATGCTTTAATTATGGATAAAAATAGTGAATTTTTAGGCTTTATATCTAGTGATGATTATATTGAAATAACGCCTACAATCAGATATAAAGACGTTCAATTAAATAGAAGAGATATAAAAACATACTAA
- a CDS encoding IS110 family RNA-guided transposase, whose amino-acid sequence MVFIEYFGIDVGKGKSFIAHYSNNEFVKEFEITHDNNGFDSLKKYIKNFSGVYFLFEATGIYSKVLEKFCTVNKISFCVINPLEAKLLTNSLRNWKTDKSDAHKLAVLAKNINKKPSRNLLEEKYVKIRELTRYYEEINNQQNYLKNQLIQLLDMTFPELQNLFKDRYSKLALQVASKFPHPDFVDSNDIEELKKIINSCTEKNLSEKKKAQYANKLVEFSMVSYPSVSKDSFLTDKLVYVIEDLLSLMKRHASIKQRLLMLAEEFEEFKIIKSIPGIGDLTAIMIIGELGDIKSLDSHKQLNAYVGIDIKRYQSGKTHFKDKINKRGNKHARSLFYLIIKNFLLGQRLFKNHIIDYYYKLKKQPNGKGHKTASVACINKLLKTIHYLVINNKEYDYHLSPHG is encoded by the coding sequence GTGGTTTTTATCGAATATTTTGGAATAGATGTTGGAAAAGGAAAGAGTTTTATTGCACATTATTCAAACAATGAATTTGTTAAAGAATTTGAAATTACCCATGATAATAATGGTTTTGATTCACTAAAGAAATATATAAAGAATTTCTCAGGAGTATATTTCTTGTTTGAAGCTACTGGTATATATTCAAAAGTATTGGAGAAATTTTGTACCGTTAATAAGATTTCGTTTTGTGTAATTAACCCTCTAGAGGCAAAATTACTAACTAATTCTTTAAGAAACTGGAAAACAGATAAATCTGATGCACATAAACTTGCTGTTTTAGCTAAAAATATAAACAAAAAACCTTCTAGAAATTTATTGGAAGAAAAGTATGTAAAAATTAGAGAGCTGACAAGATACTATGAAGAAATTAACAATCAACAAAATTACTTAAAAAACCAATTGATTCAGTTACTAGATATGACTTTTCCAGAATTACAAAACCTATTTAAGGACAGATATTCAAAATTGGCTTTACAAGTAGCTAGTAAGTTCCCACATCCGGACTTTGTTGATTCTAATGATATAGAAGAACTAAAAAAGATAATTAATAGTTGTACAGAAAAAAATCTATCAGAGAAAAAGAAAGCACAATATGCAAATAAACTCGTAGAGTTCTCTATGGTCAGTTATCCTTCTGTTTCTAAAGATTCATTTTTAACAGATAAATTAGTTTATGTGATTGAAGATTTATTAAGCCTAATGAAACGGCATGCTTCTATAAAACAAAGATTATTAATGTTAGCTGAAGAATTTGAAGAATTTAAAATAATTAAATCTATTCCTGGCATTGGTGATTTAACTGCCATAATGATTATTGGCGAATTAGGTGATATCAAATCCCTTGATTCTCATAAACAATTGAATGCATATGTAGGCATTGATATAAAAAGATATCAGTCTGGTAAAACGCATTTTAAAGATAAAATTAACAAACGTGGAAACAAACATGCTAGATCATTATTTTACTTAATCATTAAAAATTTTCTGTTGGGTCAAAGGTTATTTAAAAATCATATTATCGACTATTATTACAAATTAAAAAAGCAGCCTAATGGCAAAGGCCACAAGACTGCATCAGTAGCTTGCATTAACAAACTACTTAAAACCATTCATTATCTCGTAATAAATAATAAAGAATATGATTATCACTTGTCTCCACACGGATAA
- the ileS gene encoding isoleucine--tRNA ligase, which translates to MDYKDTLLMPKTSFPMRGGLPNKEPQIQEEWKEKDLYNKILEKNKGNTPFILHDGPPYANGNLHMGHALNKILKDIIVRQKAMSGYYAPYVPGWDTHGLPIEQALTNKGVKRKEMSVAEFREKCKEFALEQIELQKADFRRLGVNGDWDNPYITLKPEFEAAQIRVFGEMAAKGLIYKGKKPVYWSPSSESSLAEAEIEYQDKKSPSIYVAFNVVDGKGVVDEDTAFIIWTTTPWTIPSNLAIAVNPKLNYVQVNVEGKKYVVAQALLDSVCEALDWNKETITIDKEFSGAELEYATAQHPFIDRTSLLILGDHVTTDAGTGCVHTAPGHGEDDYIVGQKYGLGVLSPINDKGVFTEEAGEFEGLFYDKANKNITEKLDEVRALLKLTFFKHSYPHDWRTKKPVIFRATEQWFASISKVRQDILDAIDDTKFKIDWGKTRLYNMIRDRGEWVISRQRVWGVPLPVFYAENGDIIMTEETINHVANLFEQHGSNIWFEREAKDLLPEGFTHEGSPNGEFTKETDIMDVWFDSGSTHRGVLETRPELSYPADIYLEGSDQYRGWFNSSITTSVATKGISPYKMLLSHGFVMDGEGKKMSKSLGNVIVPDKIVKQMGADIARLWVSSVDYLADVRISNDILKQTSDVYRKIRNTFRFLLGNVNDFNPATDSVKYEDMLEIDQYMHNRLNQFIGRTLSHYEAFDYLDIYQDIQNFINVELSNFYLDYGKDILYIEQVDSLKRRSMQTVLYETLVKLTKILAPIIPHTADEIWGHIPHVEEESVHLTNMPDPLEVDTELVEKWSKLMKLRDDVNRALEVARNEKVIGKSLEAHITLSNSEDFDTVEFLSQFQDLQQLFIVSKVDVVDELTDGEEYEYVKVKVKHADGEKCQRCWNYSDELGSVGELDNLCPRCQAVVKTLV; encoded by the coding sequence ATGGATTACAAAGATACGTTACTTATGCCTAAAACAAGTTTTCCAATGAGAGGTGGTTTACCAAATAAAGAACCACAAATTCAAGAAGAGTGGAAAGAAAAAGATTTATACAATAAAATTTTAGAAAAAAATAAAGGTAATACACCATTTATTCTTCATGATGGTCCTCCATATGCTAATGGTAATTTACACATGGGTCACGCATTAAATAAAATTTTGAAAGATATCATCGTTAGACAAAAAGCAATGTCTGGATATTACGCACCTTACGTACCAGGTTGGGATACACATGGTTTACCAATCGAGCAAGCTTTAACAAACAAAGGTGTTAAAAGAAAAGAAATGTCAGTTGCTGAATTCAGAGAAAAATGTAAAGAATTTGCATTAGAACAAATTGAATTACAAAAAGCTGATTTCAGACGTTTAGGTGTAAACGGTGATTGGGATAATCCATATATTACGTTAAAACCTGAGTTTGAAGCGGCACAAATAAGAGTATTCGGTGAAATGGCTGCTAAAGGTTTAATCTATAAAGGTAAAAAACCAGTTTACTGGTCTCCTTCAAGTGAATCTTCATTAGCTGAAGCTGAAATTGAATACCAAGATAAAAAATCACCTTCAATCTATGTAGCATTTAATGTAGTAGATGGTAAAGGTGTTGTAGATGAAGATACAGCATTTATTATTTGGACAACAACTCCATGGACAATTCCATCAAACTTAGCAATTGCTGTTAATCCTAAATTGAACTACGTACAAGTAAATGTAGAAGGCAAAAAATACGTTGTTGCCCAAGCACTTCTTGATTCAGTTTGTGAAGCATTAGACTGGAATAAAGAAACAATTACTATTGATAAAGAATTCAGTGGAGCTGAATTAGAATATGCAACAGCACAACATCCATTTATCGATCGTACTTCATTATTAATTTTAGGTGACCACGTTACAACTGATGCAGGTACAGGTTGCGTTCATACAGCACCAGGTCACGGTGAAGATGACTATATCGTTGGTCAAAAATATGGTCTAGGTGTACTTAGTCCAATTAATGATAAAGGTGTATTCACTGAAGAAGCAGGAGAATTTGAAGGTCTATTCTATGATAAAGCTAATAAAAATATCACTGAAAAATTAGACGAAGTTCGCGCATTATTAAAACTTACATTCTTCAAACATTCATATCCACATGACTGGAGAACTAAAAAACCAGTTATTTTCAGAGCTACTGAACAATGGTTCGCTTCAATCAGTAAAGTAAGACAAGATATTTTAGATGCAATTGATGATACGAAGTTTAAAATCGATTGGGGTAAAACACGTCTTTACAATATGATCAGAGATAGAGGAGAATGGGTTATCTCTCGTCAAAGAGTATGGGGTGTACCTCTACCAGTCTTCTACGCTGAAAATGGCGATATTATCATGACTGAAGAAACAATTAATCATGTTGCAAATCTATTCGAACAACACGGTTCGAATATTTGGTTTGAAAGAGAAGCGAAAGACTTATTACCAGAAGGCTTTACGCATGAAGGTAGCCCAAATGGTGAATTCACTAAAGAAACAGATATTATGGACGTATGGTTCGATTCAGGTTCAACTCATAGAGGTGTGTTAGAAACACGTCCAGAATTATCATACCCAGCTGATATTTATTTAGAAGGTAGTGACCAATACAGAGGTTGGTTTAACTCATCAATCACAACATCAGTAGCAACTAAAGGTATCTCACCATACAAAATGTTACTTTCTCACGGTTTCGTAATGGACGGAGAAGGTAAGAAAATGAGTAAATCATTAGGTAACGTTATCGTTCCTGATAAAATTGTGAAACAAATGGGTGCAGATATCGCAAGATTATGGGTAAGTAGTGTAGACTACTTAGCAGACGTACGTATCTCAAACGATATCTTAAAACAAACTTCTGATGTATATCGTAAAATTAGAAATACATTCCGTTTCTTATTAGGTAATGTGAATGATTTCAATCCAGCAACAGATAGTGTGAAATACGAAGATATGCTTGAAATCGATCAATATATGCACAATAGATTAAATCAATTTATTGGCCGTACATTATCTCACTATGAAGCATTCGACTATCTAGATATTTATCAAGATATTCAAAACTTCATTAACGTAGAATTAAGTAACTTCTACTTAGACTATGGTAAAGATATCCTTTATATCGAACAAGTAGATTCATTAAAACGTCGTAGTATGCAAACAGTGCTTTATGAAACATTAGTTAAATTAACTAAAATCTTAGCACCAATCATTCCACATACAGCTGATGAAATTTGGGGACATATTCCACATGTTGAAGAAGAAAGTGTTCATTTAACAAATATGCCAGACCCTCTTGAAGTTGATACAGAATTAGTGGAAAAATGGTCTAAACTGATGAAATTAAGAGACGATGTTAACAGAGCATTAGAAGTTGCACGTAATGAAAAAGTAATCGGTAAATCATTAGAAGCACACATCACATTATCTAATTCAGAAGACTTTGATACAGTTGAATTCTTAAGTCAATTCCAAGACTTACAACAACTCTTCATTGTATCTAAAGTAGATGTCGTTGATGAATTAACAGACGGCGAAGAATATGAATATGTGAAAGTTAAAGTAAAACACGCTGACGGAGAAAAATGTCAACGCTGTTGGAACTATTCAGACGAACTAGGCTCAGTAGGTGAATTAGATAACCTATGCCCACGCTGTCAAGCTGTTGTTAAAACATTAGTATAA